A DNA window from Oceanispirochaeta sp. M1 contains the following coding sequences:
- a CDS encoding type II toxin-antitoxin system HicB family antitoxin, whose product MENRELIDKYTYRVEWSEEDNTHIAKCLEFPSLMAHGATSVKALNEMEVVVTETIEWMGEDGEDIPEPFGLKKYKGNLTLRVPPELHKNLAIKSAEEGISINKYILSRISAAV is encoded by the coding sequence ATGGAAAATAGAGAATTGATTGATAAATACACTTACAGAGTTGAATGGTCTGAAGAGGATAATACTCATATAGCAAAATGTCTGGAGTTTCCATCTCTGATGGCTCATGGGGCAACATCAGTTAAGGCACTAAATGAGATGGAAGTTGTTGTTACAGAAACTATCGAGTGGATGGGAGAGGATGGAGAAGATATCCCAGAGCCATTTGGTTTGAAAAAGTATAAAGGGAACCTTACATTAAGAGTTCCTCCAGAACTACATAAGAATTTAGCTATAAAATCAGCTGAAGAAGGAATTTCAATAAATAAGTATATTCTTTCTAGAATATCAGCTGCCGTATAA
- a CDS encoding type II toxin-antitoxin system HicA family toxin, with the protein MKYRELANPKNVRFSDLLKICTDLFGKPRIRGSHHIFKTPWEGDPRINIQKDGKDAKPYQVKMVLKAIERLEATNGK; encoded by the coding sequence ATGAAATATAGAGAACTTGCAAATCCAAAGAATGTAAGATTCAGTGATTTGCTCAAGATTTGTACAGACCTTTTTGGAAAACCAAGGATTCGGGGTAGTCATCATATTTTCAAGACACCATGGGAGGGTGATCCGAGAATCAACATCCAAAAAGATGGCAAAGATGCTAAACCATATCAAGTTAAAATGGTTTTGAAAGCCATTGAAAGATTAGAGGCTACAAATGGAAAATAG